In Opitutus sp., one genomic interval encodes:
- the guaA gene encoding glutamine-hydrolyzing GMP synthase, whose translation MPQTIAVIDFGSQYTQIIARRIRECQVYSKLYHYTVTAEELRKDGVVGIILSGGPSSVFSKKAPIPDKALFDMGVPILGICYGIQLMGHLLGGEVSKSDHREYGHGTLTIQKSGRLFSKLPKKLNVWNSHGDRLIKLPPGFTAIGTTDNSEYAVIEDAKRNFYGIQFHPEVSHSERGTDVIRNFLVGVCKASQDWTTADFINQSVASIKATVGKKSRVLLGLSGGVDSSVAAALIHKAIGKQLTCVFVDNGLLRKGEREVVESLYARNFKIDVRVVDASALFLRRLKGITDPEQKRKIIGRTFVEVFEKSLKSIGGADFLAQGTLYPDVIESVAIAGNPAALIKSHHNVGGLPERMKLKLLEPLRELFKDEVRAVGEACGLPREVVWRQPFPGPGLGVRVVGEITKERLEILRNADFILQEEMMSNGWYWKVWQSFAVFIPVKTVGVVGDERNYSYVIGLRIVESIDAMTADWTRLPYDLLQKISSRITNEVRGVSRVVLDISSKPPATIEWE comes from the coding sequence GCCAGGTGTACTCCAAACTTTATCACTACACGGTGACCGCAGAAGAGCTGCGCAAGGACGGCGTGGTGGGCATCATTCTTTCGGGTGGTCCCAGCTCGGTGTTTTCCAAAAAGGCCCCGATCCCTGACAAGGCGCTGTTCGACATGGGCGTGCCCATTCTCGGCATCTGCTACGGCATTCAGCTCATGGGGCATCTGCTCGGCGGCGAGGTGTCCAAGAGCGACCACCGCGAATACGGCCACGGCACCCTCACGATTCAAAAATCGGGGCGCCTTTTTTCCAAGCTGCCCAAAAAGCTAAACGTTTGGAACTCCCACGGCGACCGCCTCATCAAGCTGCCGCCCGGCTTCACGGCCATCGGCACCACCGACAATTCCGAGTACGCAGTCATCGAGGACGCCAAGCGCAACTTTTACGGCATTCAGTTTCACCCCGAGGTTTCTCACAGCGAGCGCGGCACCGATGTGATCCGCAACTTCTTGGTCGGCGTTTGCAAAGCGTCCCAAGACTGGACCACCGCTGATTTCATTAACCAGTCTGTCGCCTCGATCAAGGCCACCGTCGGCAAGAAATCCCGCGTGCTCCTCGGCCTGTCTGGCGGCGTCGACTCCTCGGTTGCTGCCGCGCTTATTCACAAGGCCATCGGCAAGCAGTTAACCTGTGTGTTTGTCGACAACGGCCTCCTGCGCAAAGGCGAGCGTGAGGTCGTCGAGTCGCTGTACGCGCGTAATTTCAAAATCGACGTGCGTGTCGTCGATGCCTCCGCGCTGTTCCTGCGCCGCCTGAAGGGGATCACCGATCCCGAGCAAAAGCGCAAAATCATCGGCCGCACCTTTGTCGAAGTGTTTGAGAAATCCCTCAAATCCATCGGCGGCGCCGACTTCCTCGCCCAAGGCACGCTTTACCCTGACGTGATCGAGAGCGTGGCGATTGCCGGCAACCCAGCCGCGCTCATCAAATCGCACCACAACGTCGGCGGCCTGCCCGAGCGCATGAAGCTCAAGCTGCTCGAGCCCCTGCGTGAGCTCTTCAAGGACGAGGTGCGCGCGGTGGGTGAAGCCTGCGGGCTGCCCCGCGAGGTCGTCTGGCGTCAGCCGTTCCCCGGCCCGGGTCTCGGCGTGCGTGTCGTCGGTGAAATCACCAAGGAGCGTCTCGAAATCTTGCGCAACGCCGACTTCATTCTCCAGGAGGAGATGATGTCCAATGGCTGGTACTGGAAGGTCTGGCAGTCCTTTGCCGTGTTTATTCCCGTCAAAACGGTCGGCGTGGTCGGCGATGAGCGTAACTACTCCTACGTGATCGGCCTGCGCATCGTGGAGAGCATCGATGCGATGACTGCCGACTGGACGCGTTTGCCCTACGACCTGCTGCAGAAAATCTCCTCGCGCATCACCAACGAGGTGCGCGGCGTGAGCCGTGTCGTGCTCGACATCAGCTCCAAGCCACCGGCGACCATCGAGTGGGAGTAA